A portion of the Nitratidesulfovibrio termitidis HI1 genome contains these proteins:
- a CDS encoding helix-turn-helix domain-containing protein: MSEIPSFYGPDARAQLARIFEATGCRTLAALAELLGLRLSAIVEAGKHGRIPADWLIRLSRLGINTYWIVTGLGPVFAEHAPVARENDAEARRRPDAGVVLRDMLRCVPTQDLTEELDRRKGGRRPGG, from the coding sequence ATGAGCGAGATTCCTTCCTTTTACGGGCCAGATGCCAGGGCGCAGCTGGCCCGTATCTTTGAGGCCACCGGGTGCCGGACGCTGGCCGCGCTGGCGGAACTGCTGGGCCTCAGGCTGTCCGCCATCGTCGAGGCCGGAAAGCACGGTCGTATCCCGGCGGACTGGCTGATACGGCTGTCGCGGCTGGGCATCAATACCTACTGGATCGTCACCGGCCTTGGGCCCGTCTTCGCCGAGCATGCGCCCGTCGCAAGGGAGAACGATGCCGAGGCCCGCCGACGGCCCGATGCCGGCGTCGTCCTGCGCGACATGCTGCGCTGCGTGCCCACGCAGGACCTGACCGAGGAACTGGACAGGCGGAAGGGGGGGCGCCGTCCGGGGGGGTGA
- a CDS encoding DUF4390 domain-containing protein: protein MPPHSQLRRPSSQPHRPASVRPFGVRALSFVNGLASPLLLLALLTLFLLPAATPAQAAPPRQFVLDTFAIETRDGTLVLRLGVGVDDPDGLRDLLKDGAEMELRGTATLTRRRGVLPDVTLAEKTFACVLRHDTLTREFELRLEGREAPWRDKNLGRLLEGTWKRLVLPLAPIAGLEKGEPHRVSLALSLRHTDVPPWLSRTLFFWSWEVVPDATFTQDFTY from the coding sequence ATGCCGCCGCACTCCCAGCTTCGCCGTCCCTCCTCACAGCCGCACCGGCCCGCATCGGTCCGGCCTTTTGGCGTGCGCGCCCTGTCCTTCGTCAACGGCCTTGCCTCCCCTCTTCTCCTGCTCGCACTGCTTACCCTGTTCCTGCTGCCAGCCGCCACCCCGGCGCAGGCCGCGCCCCCCCGCCAGTTCGTGCTCGACACCTTCGCCATCGAAACCCGCGACGGCACCCTGGTGCTGCGCCTGGGCGTTGGCGTCGACGACCCCGACGGCCTGCGCGACCTGCTGAAGGACGGCGCCGAAATGGAACTGCGCGGCACGGCCACGCTCACCCGCCGCCGGGGCGTGCTGCCCGACGTGACCCTGGCAGAAAAGACCTTTGCCTGCGTGCTGCGGCACGACACCCTGACCCGCGAGTTCGAACTGCGCCTTGAAGGCCGTGAGGCTCCCTGGCGTGACAAGAACCTTGGCCGTCTGCTGGAGGGCACCTGGAAGCGCCTGGTGCTGCCGCTGGCCCCCATTGCCGGGCTGGAAAAGGGCGAACCGCACCGGGTTTCGCTGGCCCTGTCCCTGCGCCACACCGACGTGCCGCCCTGGCTTTCGCGCACCCTGTTCTTCTGGTCCTGGGAAGTCGTGCCCGACGCGACCTTCACGCAGGACTTCACCTACTGA
- a CDS encoding sensor histidine kinase, whose amino-acid sequence MARRTVTPDQPSGRPPDGQPNGHDPVGTPVPHNPHDGPDAPRVIRVNPSDSRERKRRQREIYVAAGVLVSMLVATWVELNLFGVDSYIFLVLMNINFILLLVVLFIVLRNGVKLILERRRRVFGSHLRTRLVLAFMALSLVPTVIMFLASNRVVGTSVDYWFNNQVEISLDSALDVGRSFYTASADRLRARGESIVAEITDRHLTWGGQAMDALLERKRKEYGLSLAGVVTPGQVEQNWHAPPDLAPTWKEARRRIAWDQAAAQRYVSLLWKGERADYVFGVLAVDNGNTGYLVVGESIGEGVMLKLERIAQGFDDYKKLKTLKRPLKVSFLFILAVLSVLIILGAIWFGFRLSKELTAPILALAEGTERIARGDLAFRLEDASTDELGLLVRSFNRMAEDLSVSRTRLTDVNEMLALQNVEIGERSRYIATVLDNIAAGVVSFGPDDRVATINAAACAMFGVEPGSIVGRDPREFLSDEDAAMNREMLDEVRARPGRRWQRQVEYGKGDRALKLLLTSVSLTTPEGEYRGAVAVFEDITELERMQRMAAWREVARRIAHEIKNPLTPIKLSAQRLERKFAGAVGDPVFGQCTDLIVRQVEHLQQMVEEFSAFAKLPEVTPRPGNLTPLLEELTALFRNSHSNIQWTLDIPAPLPVLPMDQEALHRAFLNILTNAAEVLQGREGGAVTITAVHNTALNLVRVDVADNGPGLTPEERSRLFEPYFSRKRGGTGLGLTIVKSVVSDHRGYVRAHAAPRVPEGQDAPTGHDTPDTPDASPAQRTPGNSGTVVTVELPVA is encoded by the coding sequence ATGGCCCGCCGCACCGTTACGCCCGACCAGCCCTCTGGCCGCCCGCCAGACGGACAGCCGAACGGGCACGATCCTGTCGGCACCCCCGTTCCGCACAATCCGCACGATGGTCCGGACGCTCCCCGCGTCATCCGGGTGAACCCCAGCGACTCGCGCGAACGCAAGCGCCGCCAGCGCGAAATCTACGTGGCGGCGGGCGTGCTGGTGAGCATGCTGGTGGCCACCTGGGTCGAACTGAACCTGTTCGGCGTCGATTCCTACATCTTCCTCGTCTTGATGAACATCAACTTCATCCTGTTGCTGGTGGTGCTGTTCATCGTGCTGCGCAACGGGGTGAAGCTGATCCTCGAACGCCGCCGCCGGGTGTTCGGATCGCACCTGCGCACCCGGCTGGTGCTGGCCTTCATGGCCCTGTCGCTGGTGCCCACGGTGATCATGTTCCTGGCCTCCAACCGGGTGGTGGGCACCTCGGTGGACTACTGGTTCAACAACCAGGTGGAAATCTCGCTGGACAGCGCCCTGGACGTGGGGCGCAGCTTCTACACCGCCTCTGCCGACCGGCTGCGCGCGCGCGGCGAATCCATCGTGGCGGAAATAACCGACCGCCACCTGACCTGGGGCGGCCAGGCCATGGACGCCCTGCTGGAGCGCAAGCGCAAGGAATACGGCCTGTCGCTGGCCGGGGTCGTCACCCCGGGCCAGGTGGAACAGAACTGGCACGCCCCGCCGGACCTGGCCCCCACCTGGAAGGAGGCACGGCGCAGGATCGCCTGGGACCAGGCGGCGGCACAGCGCTACGTGTCGCTGCTGTGGAAGGGCGAGCGCGCCGACTACGTCTTCGGCGTGCTGGCAGTGGACAACGGCAACACCGGCTATCTGGTGGTGGGCGAATCCATCGGCGAAGGGGTGATGCTGAAGCTCGAGCGCATCGCCCAGGGCTTCGACGACTACAAGAAGCTGAAAACGCTGAAAAGGCCGCTGAAGGTTTCGTTCCTGTTCATCCTCGCGGTGCTCAGCGTGCTGATCATCCTGGGGGCCATCTGGTTCGGCTTCCGGCTGTCCAAGGAACTCACCGCGCCCATTCTGGCCCTGGCCGAAGGGACGGAGCGCATCGCACGGGGCGACCTGGCCTTCCGGCTGGAGGACGCGTCCACCGACGAACTGGGCCTGCTGGTGCGCTCGTTCAACCGCATGGCCGAAGACCTTTCCGTCAGCCGCACCCGGCTCACCGACGTCAACGAGATGCTGGCCCTGCAGAACGTGGAGATCGGCGAACGCAGCCGGTACATCGCCACCGTGCTCGACAACATCGCGGCGGGGGTGGTCTCTTTCGGCCCGGACGACCGGGTGGCCACCATCAACGCCGCCGCCTGCGCCATGTTCGGGGTGGAGCCGGGTTCCATCGTGGGCCGCGACCCGCGCGAATTCCTTTCCGACGAAGACGCGGCCATGAACCGCGAAATGCTGGACGAGGTGCGCGCACGCCCCGGCCGCCGCTGGCAGCGCCAGGTGGAATACGGCAAGGGCGACCGCGCCCTGAAGCTGCTGCTCACCTCCGTCAGCCTGACCACGCCAGAGGGCGAGTACCGGGGCGCGGTGGCCGTGTTCGAGGACATCACCGAACTCGAGCGCATGCAGCGCATGGCCGCCTGGCGCGAGGTGGCGCGGCGCATCGCCCACGAGATCAAGAATCCGCTCACCCCCATCAAGCTTTCCGCCCAGCGGCTGGAACGCAAGTTTGCCGGCGCCGTGGGCGACCCGGTGTTCGGCCAGTGCACCGACCTCATCGTGCGCCAGGTGGAACACCTGCAACAGATGGTGGAAGAATTCTCGGCCTTCGCCAAGCTGCCGGAGGTAACCCCCCGGCCCGGCAACCTTACCCCGCTGCTGGAGGAACTGACCGCCCTGTTCCGCAACAGCCACAGCAACATCCAGTGGACGCTGGACATCCCCGCGCCGCTGCCGGTGCTGCCCATGGACCAGGAAGCGCTGCACCGGGCCTTCCTGAACATCCTGACCAACGCGGCGGAAGTGCTGCAAGGCCGCGAAGGCGGCGCGGTGACCATCACCGCCGTGCACAACACGGCCCTGAACCTGGTGCGGGTGGACGTGGCCGACAACGGTCCCGGCCTGACGCCGGAAGAACGATCGCGCCTGTTCGAGCCCTACTTTTCGCGCAAGAGGGGCGGCACGGGCCTTGGGCTGACCATCGTGAAATCCGTGGTGTCGGACCATCGCGGCTACGTGCGCGCCCATGCCGCGCCCCGTGTGCCGGAAGGACAGGATGCGCCGACAGGGCACGACACGCCCGATACGCCCGACGCGTCCCCCGCGCAGCGCACCCCCGGCAATTCCGGCACCGTTGTCACCGTCGAGCTTCCTGTGGCATAA
- a CDS encoding TIGR01777 family oxidoreductase, producing the protein MHVVILGGTGFIGSALARALLARGDTVTVPSRDPRPASARGVVTATWNGRDPEPLARLLEGAQAVVNLLGENIAAGRWTPQRKARIVDSRVAAGQAVAAALGAMNGAGLPAVLVQASAVGYYGAWPDMAAAPRCGEGDPPGAGFLAETCARWEASSAPAQAMGVRRCIIRSGVVLGAGGALARMLPAFRAWLGGPLGSGRQPFPWIHLADEVGAILHLLDTPSCSGPYNLAAPQAVDNAGFTAELNRAVGRPTWLPAPPAPAFALRLALGELAKEALLAGQVAPPERLADSGYAFRFPTLRAALADLLAV; encoded by the coding sequence ATGCACGTCGTCATCCTTGGCGGCACGGGCTTCATCGGTTCGGCCCTCGCCCGCGCCCTGCTGGCGCGGGGCGATACGGTTACCGTGCCCTCGCGCGACCCGCGCCCCGCCAGCGCTCGGGGCGTCGTCACCGCAACATGGAACGGGCGCGACCCGGAACCGCTGGCCCGCCTGCTGGAAGGCGCGCAGGCGGTGGTCAATCTGCTGGGAGAGAACATCGCCGCTGGCCGCTGGACGCCGCAGCGCAAGGCACGCATAGTGGACAGCCGCGTGGCGGCCGGACAGGCCGTGGCCGCGGCGCTGGGCGCCATGAACGGCGCCGGGCTTCCGGCGGTGCTGGTACAGGCCTCGGCAGTGGGATATTATGGCGCCTGGCCCGACATGGCCGCCGCTCCCCGCTGCGGCGAAGGCGACCCGCCGGGGGCCGGGTTTCTGGCGGAAACCTGCGCCCGATGGGAGGCCTCGTCCGCCCCGGCACAGGCCATGGGCGTACGGCGCTGCATCATCCGCAGCGGCGTGGTGCTGGGGGCCGGGGGCGCGCTGGCGCGCATGCTGCCCGCGTTCAGGGCCTGGCTGGGCGGTCCGCTGGGCAGCGGCAGACAGCCGTTCCCGTGGATACATCTGGCGGATGAGGTCGGGGCCATCCTGCACCTGCTGGATACCCCGTCCTGCTCCGGCCCGTACAACCTCGCCGCGCCGCAGGCCGTGGACAACGCCGGGTTCACGGCGGAACTGAACCGCGCAGTGGGGCGGCCGACCTGGCTGCCCGCGCCGCCCGCCCCCGCCTTTGCCCTGCGCCTGGCCCTGGGCGAACTGGCGAAAGAGGCCCTGCTGGCGGGCCAGGTGGCCCCGCCGGAGCGTCTGGCCGACTCCGGCTACGCCTTCCGGTTCCCCACGCTGCGCGCGGCGCTGGCGGACCTGCTGGCCGTCTGA
- the rpoC gene encoding DNA-directed RNA polymerase subunit beta' — MTLDDLFTVRGSSANVANIRNLKAIQISIAAPESIREWSYGEVKKPETINYRTFKPERDGLFCAKIFGPVKDYECNCGKYKRMKHRGIVCEKCGVEVIASKVRRERMGHIELAAPVAHIWFLKTLPSKIGTLLDMTMADLEKVLYFDSYIVLDPGSTNLAKMQVISEDQYLQVIDHYGEDALVVGMGAEAVRSLLEELNLEELRAMLREESQATKSQTKKKKLTKRLKIVEAFLESANKPEWMVMEVIPVIPPELRPLVPLDGGRFATSDLNDLYRRVINRNNRLKRLMELGAPDIIIRNEKRMLQEAVDALFDNGRRGRAITGTNGRPLKSLSDMIKGKQGRFRQNLLGKRVDYSGRSVIVVGPKLKLHQCGLPKKMALELFKPFIYSELEKRGLASTIKSAKKMVEREELVVWDILEEVVREYPILLNRAPTLHRLGIQAFEPLLVEGKAIQLHPLVCSAYNADFDGDQMAVHVPLSVEAQIECRVLMMSTNNILSPANGSPVIVPSQDIVLGLYYMTVERSFEKGEGMAFCAPWEVVAAYDSGSVSLHARVKVRMEDGKTVDTTPGRILVWEVLPKGVDFEFVNCTLTKKNIARLVGAAYRDAGTKAAVILCDRLKDVGYEYATRAGITIGVKDLRIPSKKKGMLEASQNEVDDIERQYRDGIITRTEKYNKVVDVWTKATQDISNEMIKEISHDILVDAKTGKQEVNSSFNPIFMMSTSGARGNQDQMRQLAGMRGLMAKPSGEIIETPITSSFREGLDVLQYFNSTHGARKGLADTALKTANSGYLTRRLVDVVQDVIVSELDCGTVDGIEIGHFVKGGDIKVRLADRVLGRVLLYPVFDPETRELLFDENTLIDEDVAQTLEATGISTVTIRSALTCQSERGVCARCYGRDLARGHLVNIGETVGIIAAQSIGEPGTQLTMRTFHIGGTASREIERSSIVSQHPGRVILSRVKAVRNRDGQMMILGKSGQIAIVDDQGREREKYILPNGSRLNVADGSEIKKGVVLAEWDPFNEPFVSEVEGTVKFTDIVEGKTYQEKMDDATRMTTQSIIEYRTTNYRPSISICDENGDPKIRSGNLPATYSLPVGALIMVKAGQEVQAGDIIARKPRESSKTKDIVGGLPRVAELFEVRKPKDMAVVSEIDGTVTFAGETKGKRKLVVTPETGEAKEYLVPKGKHITVSDGDFVEAGELLTEGHPELHDILRTKGEKFLARYLVDEIQEVYRFQGVGIDDKHIEVIVRQMLRKITVLDPGGTSFLVGEQVDKGEFRQENSRAMGEGRTPATAEPLVLGITQASLTTSSFISAASFQETTKVLTEASLRGKMDYLRGLKENVIVGRLIPAGTGYREYVHSDISVPEQKERPDKFLEDLEDNPLLVDIF, encoded by the coding sequence ATGACCTTAGACGATCTGTTCACCGTCCGGGGCTCGTCGGCCAACGTCGCGAACATCCGCAACCTGAAGGCGATCCAGATCTCCATCGCCGCGCCGGAAAGCATCCGGGAATGGTCGTACGGCGAAGTGAAGAAGCCCGAGACCATCAACTACCGCACCTTCAAGCCCGAGCGGGACGGCCTGTTCTGCGCCAAGATCTTCGGGCCGGTGAAGGACTACGAGTGCAACTGCGGCAAGTACAAGCGCATGAAGCACCGTGGCATCGTGTGCGAAAAGTGCGGAGTCGAGGTCATCGCCTCCAAGGTGCGCCGCGAACGCATGGGCCACATCGAACTGGCCGCGCCCGTCGCGCACATCTGGTTCCTGAAGACCCTGCCCTCGAAGATCGGCACCCTGCTCGACATGACCATGGCCGACCTCGAGAAGGTGCTGTACTTCGACTCGTACATCGTGCTCGATCCGGGCAGCACCAACCTCGCCAAGATGCAGGTCATCTCCGAGGACCAGTACCTTCAGGTCATCGACCACTACGGCGAGGACGCCCTTGTCGTGGGCATGGGCGCCGAAGCCGTGCGCAGCCTGCTTGAGGAACTGAACCTCGAGGAACTGCGCGCCATGCTGCGCGAAGAATCGCAGGCCACCAAGTCGCAGACCAAGAAGAAGAAGCTTACCAAGCGCCTGAAGATCGTCGAAGCGTTCCTGGAGTCGGCCAACAAGCCGGAGTGGATGGTGATGGAAGTCATCCCCGTCATTCCGCCCGAACTGCGCCCCCTGGTTCCGCTGGACGGCGGCCGCTTCGCCACGTCCGACCTGAACGACCTGTACCGCCGCGTCATCAACCGCAACAACCGCCTCAAGCGGCTGATGGAACTGGGCGCGCCCGACATCATCATCCGCAACGAAAAGCGCATGTTGCAGGAAGCCGTTGACGCCCTGTTCGACAACGGTCGCCGTGGCCGCGCCATCACCGGCACCAACGGCCGCCCGCTGAAGTCGCTGTCGGACATGATCAAGGGCAAGCAGGGCCGGTTCCGCCAGAACCTCTTGGGCAAGCGCGTCGACTACTCCGGCCGTTCGGTCATCGTGGTGGGCCCCAAGCTGAAATTGCACCAGTGCGGCCTGCCCAAGAAGATGGCGCTGGAACTGTTCAAGCCCTTCATCTATTCCGAGCTCGAAAAGAGAGGCCTGGCCTCCACCATCAAGAGCGCCAAGAAGATGGTGGAGCGCGAGGAACTGGTGGTGTGGGACATCCTGGAAGAGGTGGTGCGCGAGTACCCCATCCTGCTCAACCGCGCCCCCACCCTGCACCGTCTGGGCATCCAGGCCTTCGAACCGCTGCTGGTCGAAGGCAAGGCCATCCAGCTGCACCCGCTTGTCTGCTCGGCCTACAACGCCGACTTCGACGGTGACCAGATGGCCGTGCACGTGCCCCTTTCGGTCGAAGCGCAGATCGAATGCCGCGTGCTCATGATGAGCACCAACAACATCCTTTCCCCGGCCAACGGTTCGCCGGTCATCGTGCCCTCGCAGGACATCGTCCTCGGGCTGTACTACATGACCGTGGAGCGTTCGTTCGAAAAGGGCGAAGGCATGGCCTTCTGCGCCCCGTGGGAAGTGGTGGCGGCGTACGATTCCGGCTCCGTCTCGCTGCATGCGCGCGTCAAGGTGCGCATGGAGGACGGCAAGACCGTGGACACCACCCCCGGCCGCATCCTGGTCTGGGAAGTGCTGCCCAAGGGCGTGGACTTCGAGTTCGTCAACTGCACCCTGACCAAGAAGAACATCGCCCGGCTGGTGGGCGCCGCCTACCGTGACGCGGGCACCAAGGCCGCCGTCATCCTGTGCGACCGCCTGAAGGACGTGGGCTACGAATACGCAACGCGCGCGGGCATCACCATCGGCGTGAAAGACCTGCGCATCCCGTCCAAGAAGAAGGGGATGCTCGAGGCCTCGCAGAACGAGGTGGACGACATCGAGCGCCAGTACCGCGACGGCATCATCACCCGTACCGAAAAGTACAACAAGGTGGTGGACGTCTGGACCAAGGCCACCCAGGACATCTCCAACGAGATGATCAAGGAAATCTCGCACGACATCCTCGTGGACGCCAAGACCGGGAAGCAGGAAGTGAACAGCAGCTTCAACCCGATCTTCATGATGTCCACCTCGGGCGCGCGAGGCAACCAGGACCAGATGCGCCAGCTTGCGGGCATGCGCGGCCTGATGGCCAAGCCTTCGGGCGAAATCATCGAAACGCCCATCACCTCGAGCTTCCGCGAAGGCCTCGACGTGCTGCAGTACTTCAACTCCACGCACGGCGCGCGAAAGGGCCTTGCCGACACCGCGCTGAAGACGGCGAACTCGGGTTACCTTACCCGCCGCCTGGTGGACGTGGTGCAGGACGTCATCGTCAGCGAGCTTGACTGCGGCACCGTGGACGGCATCGAGATCGGCCATTTCGTCAAGGGTGGCGACATCAAGGTGCGTCTGGCCGACCGCGTGCTGGGCCGCGTGCTGTTGTACCCCGTGTTCGATCCGGAAACCCGCGAACTGCTGTTCGACGAAAACACCCTGATCGACGAAGACGTGGCCCAGACCCTGGAAGCCACGGGCATCAGCACGGTGACCATCCGTTCTGCCCTGACCTGCCAGAGCGAACGCGGCGTGTGCGCCCGTTGCTACGGGCGCGACCTTGCACGCGGCCACCTCGTCAACATCGGCGAGACCGTGGGCATCATCGCCGCCCAGTCCATCGGCGAACCGGGCACCCAGCTCACCATGCGCACGTTCCACATCGGCGGCACCGCGTCGCGCGAAATCGAACGTTCCAGCATCGTGTCGCAGCATCCGGGCCGCGTGATCCTGTCGCGCGTGAAAGCCGTGCGCAACCGCGACGGCCAGATGATGATCCTTGGCAAGAGCGGCCAGATCGCCATCGTGGACGACCAGGGCCGCGAACGCGAAAAGTACATCCTGCCCAACGGTTCCCGCCTGAACGTCGCCGACGGCAGCGAGATCAAGAAGGGCGTCGTCCTTGCCGAATGGGACCCGTTCAACGAACCGTTCGTCTCGGAAGTGGAAGGTACGGTCAAGTTCACCGACATCGTCGAGGGCAAGACCTACCAGGAAAAGATGGACGACGCGACGCGCATGACCACGCAGTCGATCATCGAATACCGCACCACCAACTACCGCCCGTCCATCTCCATCTGCGACGAGAACGGCGACCCCAAGATACGCAGCGGCAACCTGCCCGCCACGTATTCGCTGCCCGTCGGCGCGCTGATCATGGTGAAGGCCGGTCAGGAAGTTCAGGCCGGCGACATCATCGCGCGCAAGCCGCGTGAATCGTCCAAGACCAAGGACATCGTGGGTGGTCTTCCCCGCGTGGCCGAGCTGTTCGAAGTGCGCAAGCCCAAAGACATGGCCGTTGTTTCCGAAATCGACGGCACGGTCACCTTCGCCGGTGAAACCAAGGGCAAGCGCAAGCTGGTGGTCACCCCCGAAACGGGCGAGGCCAAGGAATACCTGGTGCCCAAGGGCAAGCACATCACCGTTTCCGACGGCGACTTCGTGGAAGCCGGTGAACTCCTGACCGAAGGTCATCCGGAACTGCACGACATCCTGCGCACCAAGGGCGAGAAGTTCCTGGCCCGCTACCTGGTGGACGAAATCCAGGAAGTGTACCGCTTCCAGGGCGTGGGTATCGACGACAAGCACATCGAAGTCATCGTGCGCCAGATGCTGCGCAAGATCACCGTGCTCGATCCGGGCGGCACCAGCTTCCTGGTGGGCGAACAGGTGGACAAGGGCGAATTCCGTCAGGAAAACTCCCGCGCCATGGGCGAAGGCCGCACCCCGGCCACGGCCGAGCCGCTGGTGCTCGGCATCACCCAGGCTTCGCTGACCACCTCGTCGTTCATCTCGGCGGCGTCGTTCCAGGAAACCACCAAGGTGCTCACCGAAGCGTCCCTGCGTGGCAAGATGGACTACCTGCGCGGCCTGAAGGAAAACGTCATCGTGGGTCGCCTGATCCCCGCCGGGACCGGCTACCGCGAGTACGTGCACTCCGACATCTCGGTGCCGGAACAGAAGGAACGCCCGGACAAGTTCCTGGAAGACCTGGAAGACAATCCGCTGCTGGTGGACATCTTCTAG